Proteins encoded by one window of Antechinus flavipes isolate AdamAnt ecotype Samford, QLD, Australia chromosome 4, AdamAnt_v2, whole genome shotgun sequence:
- the LOC127558803 gene encoding keratin, type I cuticular Ha4-like, whose product MASNCGPPKCSSLVPFKSHSRLPISRAFSACGSCQSSRRQISQCQSKACLPNACHPVPYRSPIYLLKNFRVFSCRSSCGEGSFDSNEKETLQMLNQRLANYLEKVRDLEQENANLECKIRELHEKQTPVVCPDYLSYFKIIEELQQKILCTKAENSRLVSQIDNTKVTADDYRAKYEIEVSQRQLVETDINSLHQILNKLTLCKADLEGRVESLKEELFDLKHNHEKEVNSLQCQLGDRLNIEVNAAPSVDLNEALQKMRCKYESLVETNRRDVEEWFNIQLQELSHQVISSSEQQQCFQKEICDLRRSISALEIELQAQHSLRASQEGILTETEGRYSIQLAQFQCLIENVESQLAEIRCMLDRQNQEYQVLLDVKSKLECEIARYRHLLENTECRLPCNPCAMECKPSPCMPCKSQTLECMTPVDISCKPCNPCVPSVCNTRAKPCNFYSTLPAILARIYTLTQEFQDGKVISSREYVQPCFIPRFRAHFVNGDKEGIS is encoded by the exons ATGGCATCCAATTGTGGTCCCCCCAAATGCTCTTCCTTAGTTCCTTTCAAAAGCCATTCTAGGCTTCCAATTTCCAGGGCCTTCTCTGCCTGTGGCAGTTGCCAATCAAGTAGACGTCAAATCAGCCAGTGCCAGTCTAAAGCCTGTCTACCTAATGCTTGCCACCCAGTTCCCTATCGCTCTCCTATCTATCTTCTGAAAAACTTCAGGGTATTTTCCTGTCGATCCAGCTGTGGTGAGGGCAGCTTTGATAGCAATGAGAAAGAGACCTTGCAGATGTTAAATCAGCGCCTGGCTAACTACCTGGAGAAAGTGAGAGACCTGGAGCAGGAGAATGCCAACCTAGAGTGCAAGATCCGGGAGCTGCATGAAAAACAGACTCCCGTTGTGTGTCCTGATTACCTCTCTTATTTCAAGATCATAGAGGAGCTTCAGCAAAAG ATCTTGTGCACCAAAGCTGAAAATTCCAGGCTGGTCTCCCAAATAGACAACACAAAAGTGACTGCTGATGACTACAGAGCAAA ATATGAAATTGAAGTGTCCCAAAGGCAACTGGTAGAAACTGACATCAACAGCCTCCATCAAATTCTGAATAAGCTGACCCTGTGCAAGGCTGACTTGGAGGGGCGAGTTGAGTCTCTGAAGGAGGAACTGTTTGACCTCAAACACAACCATGAAAAG gAAGTGAATTCATTACAATGCCAACTTGGTGACAGACTCAACATAGAAGTGAATGCTGCCCCTTCTGTTGACTTGAATGAGGCACTACAAAAAATGAGATGCAAATATGAGTCTTTGGTTGAGACTAATCGCAGAGATGTTGAAGAATGGTTCAATATTCAG TTGCAGGAACTGAGTCATCAGGTGATATCCAGCTCAGAACAGCAACAATGTTTCCAGAAGGAGATCTGTGATCTGAGACGCTCCATCAGTGCTCTGGAGATCGAGCTGCAGGCCCAGCACAGCCTG agAGCTTCTCAAGAAGGCATCCTGACAGAAACAGAGGGCCGCTATTCCATTCAGCTAGCCCAGTTCCAGTGTTTGATTGAGAATGTGGAATCCCAGCTGGCCGAAATCCGATGTATGCTAGACAGGCAGAATCAAGAGTACCAGGTCCTACTGGATGTGAAGTCCAAGTTGGAGTGTGAGATCGCCAGATATCGACATCTTCTGGAGAATACAGAGTGCAG aCTTCCCTGCAATCCATGTGCCATGGAATGTAAACCTTCACCTTGTATGCCTTGCAAATCCCAGACCTTGGAATGTATGACCCCAGTTGATATATCATGCAAGCCATGCAATCCTTGTGTACCTTCAGTTTGCAATACAAGAGCTAAGCCCTGCAATTTCTACTCAACCCTCCCTGCGATCCTGGCCAGAATCTATACCCTCACCCAGGAATTCCAGGATGGGAAGGTCATTTCTTCTCGGGAGTATgtacaaccttgtttcatccctcgCTTCCGAGCCCACTTTGTCAATGGAGACAAAGAAGGCATCAGCTGA